One region of Kytococcus sedentarius DSM 20547 genomic DNA includes:
- a CDS encoding type I restriction-modification system subunit M produces MAPQGFEDKVAFVWRIADRLRGTFKQHEYGSVMLPLLVLRRMDAALADTKAEVVAQAKGWDTIGPGQDKLLKRTSRRPFYNTSPLTFAGLLNDADNLRENLAKYIRHLSPEAARVIEAYDFDPKIERMDRDDILYGVIADFADLDLRTSVVSNEAMGYIFEELLRKFSEMSNETAGEHYTPREVISLMVQLLLTGKTHTELMENPRPVRTVYDPAAGTGGMLVGALDGVQGLNGNATVTVSGQELNDETWAIAQSDLMMLGIGPERMARGNSLTQDAFPTEQFDFMLANPPYGVDWKKYAGPIKDEAENLGFSGRFGAGTPRVSDGSFLFLQHMISKMKPGGSRIGIVLSGSPLFSGQAGSGESEIRGWILENDWLEGIVALPDQMFYNTGISTYVWILTNDKDGASRGKVRLIDAREMGTKMRKSLGDKRKELKPEAIREITNLYGGALDEFADDPRVRVMNRNDFGYQRITVERPMRRHWEVTSELAEAHEGIGHLVGRRFETEKALSNELADLDTKERKAVLKGAAIADEEAPVILKKGEPAPDPDLRDAENIPLPDGWMDLPENRRFSTLDEAAEKHLHTEIHPYVPDAWLDYSKTKVGYEIPFTRQFYVYEPPRPVDEIAAEIKELEEQIQGWMKGLGL; encoded by the coding sequence GGTGGTCGCCCAGGCCAAGGGGTGGGACACCATCGGCCCCGGCCAGGACAAGCTGCTCAAGCGCACCAGTCGCCGCCCGTTCTACAACACCTCCCCGCTGACCTTCGCCGGCCTGCTCAACGACGCAGACAACCTGCGCGAGAACCTCGCCAAGTACATCCGCCACCTCTCCCCCGAGGCGGCCCGCGTCATCGAGGCCTACGACTTCGACCCCAAGATCGAACGGATGGACCGCGACGACATCCTCTACGGGGTCATCGCCGACTTCGCCGACCTGGACCTTCGCACCTCCGTGGTGAGCAACGAGGCGATGGGGTACATCTTCGAGGAGCTGCTCCGGAAGTTCTCGGAAATGTCCAACGAGACCGCCGGTGAGCACTACACCCCGCGCGAGGTCATCTCCCTGATGGTGCAGCTGCTCCTCACGGGTAAGACCCACACCGAGCTGATGGAGAACCCCCGGCCCGTCCGCACCGTCTACGACCCCGCGGCCGGCACCGGCGGCATGCTCGTGGGCGCCCTGGACGGCGTCCAGGGCCTGAACGGCAACGCCACGGTCACTGTCAGCGGCCAGGAGCTCAACGACGAGACCTGGGCCATCGCCCAGTCCGACCTGATGATGCTCGGCATCGGCCCGGAGCGGATGGCGCGCGGCAACTCCCTGACGCAGGACGCCTTCCCCACCGAGCAGTTCGACTTCATGCTCGCCAACCCGCCCTACGGCGTGGACTGGAAGAAGTACGCCGGCCCCATCAAGGACGAGGCCGAGAACCTGGGCTTCAGCGGCCGATTCGGCGCGGGCACCCCGAGGGTTTCCGACGGTTCCTTCCTGTTCCTGCAGCACATGATCAGCAAGATGAAGCCGGGCGGCTCCCGCATCGGCATCGTGCTCTCGGGGTCGCCGCTGTTCTCCGGTCAGGCCGGTAGCGGCGAGTCGGAGATCCGCGGCTGGATCCTGGAGAACGACTGGCTGGAGGGCATCGTCGCCCTGCCGGACCAGATGTTCTACAACACAGGCATCAGCACCTACGTGTGGATCCTGACCAACGACAAGGACGGGGCCAGCCGCGGCAAGGTGCGCCTCATTGACGCCCGCGAGATGGGCACCAAGATGCGCAAGTCCCTGGGCGACAAGCGCAAGGAGCTCAAGCCTGAGGCCATCCGTGAGATCACGAACCTCTACGGCGGCGCCCTGGATGAGTTCGCCGACGACCCCCGCGTACGTGTGATGAACCGAAACGACTTCGGCTACCAGCGCATCACCGTGGAGCGCCCCATGCGCCGGCACTGGGAGGTCACCTCGGAGCTCGCGGAGGCCCACGAGGGCATCGGCCACCTGGTGGGGCGCCGCTTCGAGACCGAGAAGGCCCTGTCCAACGAGTTGGCGGATCTGGACACCAAGGAGCGCAAGGCCGTGCTCAAGGGGGCCGCCATCGCCGATGAGGAGGCGCCGGTCATCCTCAAGAAGGGCGAGCCCGCACCGGACCCGGACCTGCGCGATGCGGAGAACATCCCCCTACCGGACGGGTGGATGGACCTGCCGGAGAACCGGCGCTTCTCCACCCTGGACGAGGCCGCCGAGAAGCACCTGCACACCGAGATCCACCCCTACGTGCCGGACGCGTGGCTGGACTACAGCAAGACCAAGGTGGGCTACGAGATCCCGTTCACCCGCCAGTTCTACGTGTACGAGCCGCCACGCCCCGTGGACGAGATCGCCGCCGAGATCAAGGAGCTCGAGGAGCAGATCCAGGGCTGGATGAAGGGACTGGGGCTGTGA
- a CDS encoding type I restriction endonuclease subunit R, with the protein MANTREKSFEANVEAHLTGHGWQALAPEGYDRALGLFPDEVVAWLAESQPKAWEQLVARNGGEGLARQRFLTALAGDIDHRGTLAVLRSGTKHAGITVDMATFRPASGLNETIAARYAANRLAVVRQLHHSESRPADSVDVTLVLNGIPVATAELKNPFTHQTIEHAKTQYREDRHPNDLIFRSRALVHYAVDPHHVAMTTRLAGQDTRFLPFDQGSNGPGHPGTAGNPQRDGYQTAYLWEEVWQRDAWLELLGSFIQQRKEGSSWQVLFPRYHQWHAVRSILAATYEDGAGVDRLIQHSAGSGKSNTIAWSAHLLSRLHGKDEAPVFDKVVVLTDRKVLDKQLQNTVAGLEHTEGTIVRIDKDSKQLKASLEGNAARIIITTLQKFPVVMQLAKEQAKETGDGGRVMGQRFAVIVDEAHSSTSGSAFSGMKRVLKGGVDEALDDAEAAETTDGNVPGAEEDSLLESAQRRGKQSNLSFFAFTATPKPKTLNIFGQTGPDGVKRPFHTYSMRQAIAEGFILDVLASYTTYDVYYKLINTEPSDPSIDTRKGKAALARHASLHDHMMEGKAEVIVEHFREKTAHKVGGRAKAMVVTRSRLHALKTHQAIERYIKKNGYDKGPGALSALVAFSGSVTDPDTPEVALTEGAVNGFPESELPRRFHDEHQVLVVAEKYQTGFDEPLLHTMYVDKKLSGVAAVQTLSRLNRTMPGKHDTFVLDFANSAEEIQAAFEPFYEQSLAEQVDPQALTTMEQELKTFGVLVAEEMQQAVALVLDGDDTDQGRIYQLVGQAAGRWVMLNERDEDAAETFRGTLDAFCRAYTFIAQVMPWADPEQERLFLFGRLLLADLPQREGDSMPQISRSVQLSHLRIAAQGETVIELEGSDEPGEALPGEGKGAEAEPVADKLSALIAVLNEKFGAELGDADRLWFEQQTMVVAHDVDMQDVARHNDRRAYRLVVEERVEDMLLDRDQQNGKLFSMFFENLDFRRMMVEHIVGQTYDKARRQPA; encoded by the coding sequence ATGGCGAACACGCGCGAGAAGTCGTTCGAGGCCAATGTCGAGGCCCACCTGACCGGCCACGGCTGGCAGGCCCTCGCCCCCGAGGGGTACGACCGGGCCCTCGGGCTGTTCCCCGACGAGGTGGTGGCCTGGCTGGCCGAGAGCCAGCCGAAGGCGTGGGAGCAGCTGGTGGCCCGCAACGGCGGCGAGGGGCTGGCCCGGCAGCGGTTCCTCACGGCGCTGGCCGGCGACATCGACCACCGCGGCACCCTGGCGGTGCTGCGCAGCGGCACCAAGCACGCCGGCATCACGGTGGACATGGCCACCTTCCGCCCCGCCAGCGGGCTCAACGAGACCATCGCCGCGCGGTACGCCGCCAACCGGCTGGCCGTGGTGCGCCAGCTGCACCACTCCGAGAGTCGCCCCGCCGACTCGGTGGACGTCACTCTGGTGCTCAACGGCATCCCGGTGGCCACGGCCGAGCTGAAGAACCCCTTCACGCACCAGACCATCGAGCACGCCAAGACGCAGTACCGGGAGGACCGGCACCCCAACGACCTGATCTTCCGCAGCCGGGCGCTGGTGCACTATGCGGTGGACCCGCACCACGTGGCCATGACCACCCGGCTGGCCGGCCAGGACACGCGCTTCCTGCCCTTCGACCAGGGCAGCAACGGCCCCGGCCACCCCGGCACGGCGGGCAACCCGCAGCGCGACGGCTACCAGACGGCCTACCTGTGGGAGGAGGTCTGGCAGCGCGACGCGTGGCTGGAGCTGCTGGGCTCGTTCATCCAGCAGCGCAAGGAGGGCAGCAGTTGGCAGGTGCTCTTCCCCCGCTACCACCAGTGGCACGCGGTACGCAGCATCCTGGCCGCCACCTACGAGGACGGCGCCGGGGTGGACCGCCTCATCCAGCACTCCGCCGGCTCGGGCAAGTCCAACACCATCGCCTGGAGCGCCCACCTGCTCTCTCGGTTGCACGGCAAGGACGAGGCGCCGGTCTTCGACAAGGTGGTGGTGCTCACCGACCGCAAGGTGCTGGACAAGCAGCTGCAGAACACGGTCGCTGGGCTGGAGCACACCGAGGGGACGATCGTCCGCATCGACAAGGACTCCAAGCAGCTCAAGGCCTCCCTGGAGGGCAACGCGGCCCGCATCATCATCACCACGCTGCAGAAGTTCCCGGTCGTGATGCAGCTGGCCAAAGAGCAGGCGAAGGAGACCGGTGATGGCGGCCGCGTGATGGGGCAGCGCTTCGCGGTCATCGTGGACGAGGCGCACTCCTCCACCTCCGGCTCGGCCTTCAGCGGCATGAAACGGGTGCTGAAGGGTGGCGTTGACGAGGCGCTGGACGACGCCGAGGCAGCCGAGACCACCGATGGCAACGTGCCGGGCGCCGAGGAGGACTCCCTGCTGGAGAGCGCGCAGCGGCGCGGCAAGCAGAGCAATCTGTCGTTCTTCGCCTTCACCGCGACGCCCAAGCCCAAGACGCTCAACATCTTTGGCCAGACCGGGCCCGATGGGGTGAAGCGCCCGTTCCACACGTACTCCATGCGGCAGGCGATCGCCGAGGGGTTCATCCTGGACGTGCTGGCCAGCTACACGACCTACGACGTGTATTACAAGCTGATCAACACCGAGCCGAGCGATCCCAGCATCGACACCCGCAAGGGGAAGGCTGCGCTGGCCCGCCACGCCTCTCTGCACGACCACATGATGGAGGGCAAGGCCGAGGTGATCGTGGAGCACTTCCGCGAGAAGACAGCCCACAAGGTCGGTGGGCGCGCCAAAGCGATGGTGGTGACGCGGTCGCGGCTGCACGCACTGAAGACCCACCAGGCGATCGAGCGGTACATCAAGAAGAACGGGTACGACAAGGGGCCGGGTGCGCTGTCGGCGCTGGTGGCGTTCTCCGGCTCGGTGACTGACCCCGACACCCCGGAGGTGGCGCTGACCGAGGGGGCGGTGAACGGGTTCCCCGAGAGTGAGCTGCCGCGGCGCTTCCACGACGAGCACCAGGTGCTGGTGGTGGCCGAGAAGTACCAGACCGGTTTCGACGAGCCGCTGCTGCACACGATGTACGTGGACAAGAAGCTTTCGGGCGTGGCGGCGGTGCAGACGCTGAGCCGGTTGAACCGAACCATGCCGGGCAAGCACGACACGTTCGTGCTGGACTTCGCGAACTCCGCCGAGGAGATCCAGGCGGCGTTCGAGCCGTTCTACGAGCAGAGCCTGGCCGAGCAGGTGGACCCGCAGGCGCTGACCACCATGGAGCAGGAACTGAAGACGTTTGGCGTGCTGGTGGCAGAGGAGATGCAGCAGGCCGTGGCTCTCGTGCTGGACGGGGATGACACAGACCAAGGGCGCATCTACCAGCTGGTGGGGCAGGCAGCCGGGCGCTGGGTGATGCTCAACGAGCGCGATGAGGACGCCGCGGAGACGTTCCGCGGGACGCTTGACGCGTTCTGCCGTGCGTACACCTTCATTGCCCAGGTGATGCCGTGGGCCGACCCCGAGCAGGAGCGGCTGTTCCTGTTCGGGCGGTTGTTGCTCGCGGACCTACCGCAGCGCGAGGGTGATTCGATGCCCCAAATCAGCAGGTCGGTGCAGCTTTCGCACTTGCGGATTGCGGCGCAGGGCGAGACGGTTATTGAGCTGGAGGGCTCCGATGAGCCCGGTGAGGCGCTGCCCGGTGAAGGCAAGGGTGCTGAGGCAGAGCCGGTGGCGGACAAGCTGTCGGCGCTCATTGCGGTGCTGAACGAGAAGTTCGGCGCCGAGCTGGGCGATGCCGACAGGTTGTGGTTCGAGCAGCAGACGATGGTGGTGGCCCACGACGTGGACATGCAGGATGTGGCGCGTCACAATGACCGGAGGGCCTACAGGCTGGTGGTGGAGGAACGCGTGGAGGACATGCTGCTGGACCGGGACCAGCAGAACGGGAAGTTGTTCAGCATGTTCTTCGAGAACTTGGACTTCCGCCGGATGATGGTGGAGCACATCGTGGGCCAGACCTACGACAAGGCAAGGCGCCAGCCGGCATGA
- a CDS encoding restriction endonuclease, giving the protein MIPDFQTLMRPVLAELEDGQVHAVRDLRARLAITFQLSEAELAEKLPSGRSPVFTNRVGWATTHLSQAGLLAREGRGLYRLTQAGRQVLERHPDRVDVRVLDEFQAYRAFRERTREQEPQPTLATTSRQTPPTSETPEELLANAISINRAAVEGDVLQAALGLSPTGFEDLVIQLLSRMGYGRAGSVERTSATGDAGVDGIISQDPLGLDRIYVQAKRYAEERTVDRPRIHEFAGALLGKQGDRGVFITTSTFSGGAIQEAERINARIELIDGKRLAQLLVQYGVGVQEQQTAVLYRLDEDYFEGL; this is encoded by the coding sequence ATGATCCCCGACTTCCAGACGCTCATGCGGCCGGTGCTGGCCGAGTTGGAGGACGGTCAGGTCCACGCCGTCCGTGACCTCCGGGCACGGTTGGCGATCACCTTCCAACTGTCCGAAGCGGAACTCGCGGAGAAGCTACCCAGCGGGCGCTCGCCCGTCTTTACTAACCGGGTGGGGTGGGCAACCACCCACCTGAGCCAGGCGGGCCTCCTGGCACGTGAAGGACGCGGCCTCTATAGGCTGACGCAGGCGGGGCGCCAAGTGCTAGAGCGCCACCCTGACCGCGTTGACGTGCGAGTACTGGACGAGTTCCAGGCCTACCGAGCATTCCGCGAGCGGACCCGCGAACAGGAGCCTCAACCCACCCTGGCGACCACTTCCCGACAGACCCCACCTACAAGCGAGACGCCGGAGGAGTTGCTGGCGAACGCCATCTCCATTAACCGCGCAGCCGTGGAGGGCGACGTCCTGCAGGCCGCCCTCGGTCTCTCACCGACCGGCTTTGAAGACCTCGTCATCCAGCTTCTCTCGCGCATGGGCTACGGCCGGGCGGGCAGCGTCGAGCGGACGAGCGCGACCGGTGACGCCGGGGTGGATGGGATCATCAGTCAAGACCCTCTGGGACTCGATCGCATCTATGTGCAGGCCAAGCGCTACGCCGAGGAGAGGACCGTCGACCGTCCGCGGATCCACGAGTTCGCCGGCGCCTTGCTTGGCAAGCAGGGGGACCGTGGGGTCTTCATCACGACGTCCACCTTCTCCGGCGGCGCCATCCAGGAGGCCGAGCGGATCAACGCCCGCATCGAGCTCATCGATGGCAAACGCTTGGCGCAGCTCCTCGTCCAGTACGGGGTGGGTGTTCAGGAACAGCAGACCGCGGTGCTCTACAGGCTGGACGAGGACTACTTCGAAGGCTTGTGA
- a CDS encoding ISL3 family transposase, translating to MPDATFATPDVTTFCRLDELGLVVVGQQVEPDRAVLLCRVEEDDAARWCRRCGCEGRARDTVTRELAHEPLGWRPTTLLLTVRRYKCTGCGHVWRQDTTRAAEPRAKLSRTALRWALVGLVCQHLTVARLAETLAVSWDTANAAVLAEGQRLLLDDPTRFNDVKVIGVDEHVWRHTHRGDKFVTVVIDLTPVRDKTGPSRLLAMVEGRSKEVFKTWLAARPKAWRDGLEVVAMDGFTGFKTATTEELPQAVAVMDPFHVVRLAGDALDRCRRRVQQELHGHRGRNTDPLYRSRRTLHTGADLLTDRQTQRLTALFGDDDHVQVEATWGIYQRMIAAYRHPDRTAGRQAMSNLITSLTSGVPAALTELVTLGRTLSKRAEDVLAYFDRPGTSNGPTEATNGRLEHLRGSALGFRNLTNYIARSLLETGGFRPQLHPRLG from the coding sequence GTGCCTGACGCTACCTTCGCGACCCCTGATGTGACGACTTTCTGCCGCCTCGACGAGCTCGGTCTCGTGGTCGTGGGCCAGCAGGTGGAGCCGGACCGCGCGGTGCTCCTGTGCCGCGTCGAAGAGGACGATGCGGCGCGCTGGTGCCGGCGCTGCGGCTGCGAGGGGAGGGCGCGGGACACCGTCACCAGGGAGCTGGCCCACGAACCGCTGGGGTGGCGGCCGACCACGCTGTTGCTCACGGTCCGCCGCTACAAGTGCACCGGCTGCGGGCACGTCTGGCGGCAAGACACCACCCGTGCCGCCGAGCCCCGAGCGAAGCTGTCCCGGACCGCGCTGCGGTGGGCGCTGGTCGGACTCGTCTGCCAACACCTCACCGTTGCTCGCCTCGCCGAAACTCTCGCCGTCTCCTGGGACACAGCCAACGCCGCTGTGCTGGCCGAAGGCCAGCGGCTCCTGCTGGACGACCCGACCCGATTCAATGACGTGAAGGTGATCGGCGTCGACGAACACGTCTGGCGTCACACCCACCGCGGCGACAAGTTCGTCACCGTCGTCATCGACCTCACCCCGGTCCGCGACAAGACCGGGCCATCGCGGCTGCTGGCCATGGTGGAGGGCCGCTCCAAGGAAGTGTTCAAGACATGGCTCGCTGCCCGGCCCAAGGCCTGGCGCGACGGCCTCGAAGTCGTCGCCATGGACGGGTTCACCGGCTTCAAGACCGCCACCACCGAAGAGCTCCCGCAGGCCGTCGCCGTCATGGATCCCTTCCACGTCGTCCGCCTCGCCGGCGACGCCCTCGACCGCTGCCGGCGCCGGGTCCAGCAAGAACTGCACGGCCACCGCGGCCGCAACACCGACCCGCTCTACAGATCCCGACGCACCCTGCACACCGGCGCCGACCTGCTCACCGACCGCCAGACCCAACGCCTCACCGCCCTCTTCGGGGACGACGACCACGTCCAGGTCGAAGCCACCTGGGGCATCTACCAGCGCATGATCGCCGCCTACCGACACCCCGACCGCACCGCAGGCCGACAGGCCATGAGCAACCTCATCACCAGCCTGACCTCCGGCGTCCCCGCCGCGCTCACCGAGCTCGTCACCCTCGGCCGCACTCTGTCCAAGCGGGCAGAGGACGTCCTGGCCTACTTCGACCGACCCGGCACCAGCAACGGCCCCACCGAAGCCACGAACGGCCGACTCGAACACCTCCGCGGCTCCGCCCTGGGCTTCCGCAACCTCACCAACTACATCGCCAGAAGCCTGCTCGAGACAGGCGGATTCAGACCCCAACTACACCCTCGATTGGGATGA